The following is a genomic window from Maridesulfovibrio ferrireducens.
ATATGGAGAATTTATTTTGTAAAAAAAAATAAACCGGAAAACCTTCTCAGATTTTCCGGTTTATTAAAAATAGAATAAGCTATTGTTACGCTGCAATATCTTTCAGAGATTCAAGCTTACCTTTCATTCTGGCAATCAGTGCGGCTTGACCTTTATGCTCTGGATTTAAGTAACTGATCGCAGAACTATAAGCCTGTACGGCATCATTTATTCTACCACTCATCTGATATATTACTGATAAATTATTAAACATTGTTGCCCGATGAATTTTACGTGATTTACAAGAAGCCAACCTGATAGCCTCTAGAAGACTATCCTCAGCTTTATCAAAATCACCTTCATTGCAAGCGGCCATTCCTTCCCTGTTTAACTTCCAAGCATTGCTGAAACTACACATAACTGACTCCTTTAAAAGCTGAAATATTATTTCAATCTAAAAATTTGGTTTTATCTACACACTCAAGGAGTACAATGTATTGATATTGATTTTCATTGTCAACCACTTTTGTGGTTAATTTTTAAAAGCTTCTAAACACAGTTGGAATTCGCAACGTAAACCCTACTTCAACATAACTTTCCGGGACAAGACCATTTTTACAACAATCTCAATTAACACAATACAAAGCGGGACAACCACGCCGCCAATAATAAAGCCTTGCCAAAAGACCGGAAGTGTTCCCCACCAATCCATCATATGCCCTCCTGCTGAAAAGAATCTTTTACTTAGTTAACCGTTAATATATTCCGTGATAAATTAAACATAAATCTTATCTATATATAAATATGTCCTGAGTTAAGAGACTATTTTTAACAGACAAACAAACTGATTAAAAGAATATTCCCTCAATTTTTTATTATTGATATTTTTCTTAGACTTCGACTCAAAACCATTTCCAATCTGCTCCAACTTACACATTTTTTCATTTAGATTTTGCTGAATCTTAAAAGCTTCACCCTATCGTGAATATCCATAATTATTTCTACATTTTTTAAGTTTTACACAATTTTTACCAATAAATTGATCTCAACACACCATTCAGTTATTTAT
Proteins encoded in this region:
- a CDS encoding tetratricopeptide repeat protein, translating into MCSFSNAWKLNREGMAACNEGDFDKAEDSLLEAIRLASCKSRKIHRATMFNNLSVIYQMSGRINDAVQAYSSAISYLNPEHKGQAALIARMKGKLESLKDIAA